DNA from bacterium:
ATGATGGCGTATAAGAGAACCTATGGCCATAACGTCAAGATTCTCAATATTATCAAAGTACAAAATTGCATGAGGCACGCCAGTATCTATGTAATGAACAATTTGTTTCTCCCCATTAACCTCAAGCTGTATATTAAGCTTCATATCACAGGGCTTACTCATTTTTAAGCGGATATTGTTGTTAGTAGCTTCTGCCTCAATTATTCCTGCAATTGTTTCAAAGCATGTTCTTTTAGAAATTAGTTTCAGGTGCTGTGCGAACCTGACAATACATCGTGCTCCGTTCCCGCACATTTCAGCTTCAGAGCTGTCAGCGTTTATTATCCGCATTTTGAAATCAGCCTTTTTGGAATTTTCTAAAAGCAAAACTCCATCCGCACCGATTCCAAACCGTCTTTCGCAAACATGTTTTGAAAAAGCATGTACATCTTCAATAATTTTATCCCGATTATCAACCACAATAAAATCATTGCCTGTTGCACACATTTTAGTAAATTTA
Protein-coding regions in this window:
- the dapF gene encoding diaminopimelate epimerase; protein product: MNLHKTSCITESGKKLCSIRFFDIKSVMNIIKFTKMCATGNDFIVVDNRDKIIEDVHAFSKHVCERRFGIGADGVLLLENSKKADFKMRIINADSSEAEMCGNGARCIVRFAQHLKLISKRTCFETIAGIIEAEATNNNIRLKMSKPCDMKLNIQLEVNGEKQIVHYIDTGVPHAILYFDNIENLDVMAIGSLIRHHKHFSPRGTNVDFVSINNDDSLNIRTYERGVEGETYACGTGAVASGAISYALGKVKGMPISIKVKGGSLKVNLHYNRGVFSDVFLEGDAQIIYKGELVYENS